Proteins encoded in a region of the Nonomuraea helvata genome:
- a CDS encoding glycoside hydrolase family 43 protein, which yields MRRRWAAALTAALVLILGNATPAFAGAPITTAIYTADPAALVVGDTLYLYTGHDEAPQGGTNFVMRDWRVFTSTDAATFTDQGAKLSISNFSWAGADAWAGEVERGADGKYYWYVPVNGNGAGWMDIGVAVGDSPLGPFRDAKGGPLISDSTPNSSPLNIDPTVFTDDDGQVYMYWGSYYGLRAVKLNANMTSTQGSVITPSGVSNFWEAPWMFKRNGVYYLAYSANDSACSAPGYACIRYATASNPLGPWTHRGVVLDQVSSTTNHPAIIEYKGQWYMVYHNASAPGGGDFRRSVTIDKLYFNADGTMQKVVKTSGGPTTPGNLATSATPSTSYVSPWETLAAVNDGYTPANSADHSHGAYGNWDHQGTEWIEYRWSSAQNISKIQTYWFDDDLGIDLPASCQVQYWNGSAYVNVPGQSSCGVAGNTFNTTTFTSVNTTRLRLNITSKSGYSTGVLEWRAFS from the coding sequence ATGAGACGACGCTGGGCAGCGGCCCTCACCGCGGCACTCGTGCTCATCCTCGGCAATGCGACGCCCGCGTTCGCGGGCGCGCCGATCACCACCGCGATCTACACGGCCGACCCGGCCGCGCTGGTCGTCGGCGACACCCTCTACCTGTACACCGGCCACGACGAGGCCCCGCAGGGCGGCACCAACTTCGTCATGCGCGACTGGCGCGTCTTCACCTCCACCGACGCCGCCACCTTCACCGACCAGGGCGCCAAGCTCTCGATCTCGAACTTCTCCTGGGCGGGCGCCGACGCCTGGGCCGGCGAGGTGGAGCGCGGCGCGGACGGCAAGTACTACTGGTACGTCCCGGTCAACGGCAACGGCGCAGGCTGGATGGACATCGGCGTGGCCGTCGGCGACAGCCCGCTGGGCCCGTTCCGCGACGCCAAGGGCGGCCCGCTGATCAGCGACAGCACCCCCAACTCCTCGCCGCTCAACATCGACCCGACCGTCTTCACCGACGACGACGGCCAGGTCTACATGTACTGGGGCTCCTACTACGGCCTGCGCGCGGTCAAGCTCAACGCCAACATGACCTCCACCCAGGGCTCGGTGATCACGCCGAGCGGCGTGTCGAACTTCTGGGAGGCCCCCTGGATGTTCAAGCGCAACGGCGTCTACTACCTCGCCTACTCGGCCAACGACTCGGCCTGCTCGGCGCCGGGCTACGCCTGCATCCGCTATGCCACCGCGAGCAACCCGCTGGGCCCGTGGACGCACCGGGGCGTCGTGCTCGACCAGGTCAGCTCGACCACGAACCACCCGGCGATCATCGAGTACAAGGGCCAGTGGTACATGGTCTACCACAACGCGAGCGCCCCGGGCGGTGGCGACTTCCGTCGCTCGGTGACCATCGACAAGCTCTACTTCAACGCTGACGGCACCATGCAGAAGGTCGTCAAGACGAGCGGCGGCCCGACCACTCCGGGCAACCTGGCGACCAGCGCCACCCCGTCCACCTCGTACGTCTCGCCGTGGGAGACGCTCGCCGCGGTCAACGACGGCTACACCCCGGCCAACTCGGCCGACCACAGTCACGGCGCCTACGGCAACTGGGACCACCAGGGCACCGAGTGGATCGAGTACCGCTGGTCCAGCGCCCAGAACATCTCCAAGATCCAGACCTACTGGTTCGACGACGACCTCGGCATAGACCTGCCGGCCTCGTGCCAGGTGCAGTACTGGAACGGCAGCGCCTACGTCAACGTGCCCGGCCAGTCGTCCTGCGGCGTGGCGGGCAACACCTTCAACACCACGACGTTCACCTCGGTCAACACGACCCGGCTGCGGCTGAACATCACCTCCAAGTCCGGCTACTCGACCGGTGTGCTCGAATGGAGGGCCTTCTCATGA